GCATTGATCCCCATGTTTCAGGTGTCAGTCAATATGAAAAGCAATCCTGGGAGGATACAGCTTTGAACTTCCATAAAGGCTCTATCTCATCAGGCTTAAGTTGTCCCTGCATCATTGACCTCAAGGGCTGTGGCTCACTGTGAGATGTAAACCTCTCTTTTTGCCTGTCATTCCCAGTTAAGAGATGGATCTTATCAGCTCTGTGATAGAGTAATGACTCCTGTAACTCTCCTTGGGGATAATTTATCTCCTAGATTCTTTCTCAGCTTTTAACATTATTTACCTCAAAGGTAATTTAAGTGCAGTTCTGCAGGTCTGGAAATGAGGTCATCACAGATGAGGGAAAAGACTGTATCATCCTTACTTTACACAAAATGTCTGTGTAAAAATAGGTTTTATAATTTGTGGAGTCATAGAACGCCCCAAATGCACATAAGCCCATCGACACATACTCACtgttctttgatttaaaaaaggaagactGAATATTCCCCACCCTTAATTCAAGCACATGGATTTTTTCCCCAGGTAAAAGTGCCTGTCCTCAAACTTTGCTTTGCAGAGATTAATTAACTATACATAAAAATGTAGTAATCAGCTGTCAACATATTTGCAAAGTACAAAAATATCTGGGCTGTGTCTTCCTCTCTATTCTATTATTTTGGGCTGAGCTGCCCATTCAGCTATGACTGACCATAGCTAACCATAGACTAACCATTCACCAGGTTGGTCTTTGCTTCCAGGATTCCCTAACTTCTCCTTGCACTGACACACGTTTCCCACACTCACTCAGAATCTCACTCTTTACCCAACTTTGAGACTGTATGCTAGTAGTTTCCCAGTGGTAACGTTgacgtgaagttgctcagtcatatccgactctttgcgaccccatggactgtagactaccaggctcctctgttcatgggattttccaggcaagggtactggagtgggttgccatttccttctccaggggatcttcatgacccaggaatcgaacccaggtctcccgcattgtgggcaagCGCTTTACcctctaaaccaccagggaagtctaacgTACCGGGGAAGTGATAACGTTAGTGGTAAcaaatttgcctgccagtgcaggagacacagagatgaaggttcgatccctaggttgggaagatgtcctggagtaggaaatggcaaccccactccaatattcttgcctggacagtcccatgggtagaagagtctggagggccatagtccatggggtcacatagagttggacattactgagcacacaGAATATATTTATCCTAGAAGGGAAAATTTGTGGAAGAGAATTTTGAGGTTCTAGGCAACAAGGTGGTAAAGATAATGCTGATAATTACTTtgaatcttaaaatattaattgtgTAATACTAATATTTATTAGTAGCAattattaaacaaataatttataATAGAATATCAATGAGGTAATTCAGAAAGAAATCCTAGgaattgtcttttcttttcatcattaCCCTATCCCAATTACAAAGATTTAAAGTCCTTAGCCCTTCACATTATAATACAGAAATGGCTGCTTATACTCTTTATAAGTATTAATTTCTTAGATTACATATTTTACTTGATAGCTCAGAAAAGTGTTATAACCTTATGGGGTCTTAGATTTTCATGTGGATGCTTGAAATATAGTAAAAATGAAtatgatatattattatattgatatatatttaatataattaagtataatataaacaaatatagtcCAGTTTGGTGACTATTGATGAACTCAGCATATAGTTGCTGAATAAAAGAACAAgtgaatcaataaatgaatgaatgagctgaTGATAATGTTTGCTTGTGGCAGTTCTTACAGATTTTTAGGTAGTGTATGATCGACAAGTTAGCCTTCAAGGAGCGTCCTAATTGGGCTAGGTTTCAAGAATTATTTGATATGAGAAATTTTACTTTGGGCCAAGTACTGAGAGCAGAAACtagatttaaatttcaaaaagcatTGACTTCTTTTAGTTTGACAATattagaaaaacaacaacagcaaaaatatagTCTTCCGTGTTCCCATCATCAGGGACTCAGACCCCTTTGACACATTTTATCCATGTTTCAGGGGTGGATCTTGATGTTCACAGTTCAGAATGGTTGCTAGAGATGACTCTGATTGTCATATTCAAGTTctggcagatagatggagaaaggGCATAGATGAACACACTCTCTCCTCCAGGAAAGGGGAACACACCCAGGAAGAATCACACAACACTCCCGTTCCCATTTCACTGACCAGATGTGACCATACCTAGCTGTGAGGGAGGCTGGATATTATGGTCTTTGGATTAGCAGTAGTGTGTTCAGTTAAGCTTCTGTTATGAAATGATTAATTGAACTTTTGGAGAGAGTATTCTCTTACTCATAACTCTTACTCAGATATGGGCATTTTAACCTTCTAGTTGTGCATAAAATTTTAAGAGCacagaaaaatatacatttttcctcaatgattaattttagaaaagataTGTCAAGATATGAATTAAGCTTGTTTATTAACCAGATAAAAACAGAACATCACAatctagaaaacaaaatattagtaatttACAGTTTTagacaaagtttattttttaatgtaaaatgtgCTACAATAGGTACTGTCTGCTAGAAGGTGAAATCCAAATCTCACTTTCTTCTGTGTACTTTCTTTTGCTACAGAGATTGGAatacttaaaaatagaactagaTTTATCAGATTGCCTTGTAGGCAAAGTTCTGGGTACAGGTTTGATTCTTCAAAGTTAGATGTGGCTGCAATGAGTTGGCGGGTAGAAGATGGAGGGAGACAGATTTTTTTGGATTTTGTTAGTGAATATGTCTCTTTTACTTCTTCCACAATGATTGTCAAACTTCTATTCCTATCCTTTACCTCCACACATgcacggcacacacacacacacacacacacactgacatctTAGTAGCCTCTTGGTATGCCGTGTTACCTCCTTGACAAAAGAATGAGTAGAGTTgtctatgaaaaatgtcatttaaaCAGAAGAGATAACTAGATAGCCCTTAATCACACAGTTGCTATTCTCCGTCTTGCTCTGGGTACTTCAAAACTGATGAATGGTTTCAAAGGGAGCTTCAGTTTTCAGGTTGCTTTATAAGAAAGACTGAGAAAATTAAGTCctatttttgcctttttcccactctaacattttattatgtgattatctgaaatatatatcTTCCTATAAGCATAATTGCATATGGAAATAATTTTGATAAGATACATTTAGGTTTtagaatggaaaacagaaaaaatatttccacCTCCCTTTTGGTACAAAGATTTAAAAGTGTCTAAATATTACTCTCTCAGAAATGGTTCATTAAGTGATCTGCACGTTTTCAGCTCAAGCCAGCTATTCCTTTTTCATTTAGGAGGGGATTAGAATTACCACCCTGTTCCTTGCCTCCCCACCCTCAGCCCACACATTCCTTAAATCCTCATTTTCTGAGTACACATTATGAGTCACACCTTGTGCTAGGTACGAAAGAcgtaaagaaacaaaaagcaaggtTCCTGCCATGAAGGAGCTCAAATTTTCCTGGGGATGTAGATGTGTAAGTGGATTAATTTTAAGACTGCACTTTAAGagttatggacttccctggtggctcaggtggtaaagaatctgcctgcaattcaggagactcaattTCGATTCcctggtcgagaagatcccctggagaagggagtagcaattcactccagtgttcttgcctggagaattccacggaccaaagaacttggcaggctatgggccatggtgtcacaaagagttggacacagatgagtgactaacactttaagagTTATAATGGAAGTGCCATTAAGTGATTTGAATGCCATAAAGGGGAAAGGATCTAGCTCTCCCAGGGGAATCGTAGAAGGCCAAATGGCATCTTTTTCATTGACTGCATTAAAGTAGGAATAATGGTGTCTACTAAGTGTCATCCCTTAGGCCGGGGTTTTTGCCACCCTTTTGCTGTTCATTCTCACATTATAATTTCTTGGTAAGTACTAGGAAGTGGTATTGGGCAAGGTAGTTAGGGAAACAGAAACCACTCTAGGTACTAGacaaaaggggaaagagagagagagagaatattgtTTAGGTGTTAGGAGGGCTTTAAGAACAGGCTAATAACCAGCTTCTAAGATGGTCTCCAGTGATGGCTCCTTCCTGGTATTCATGCACTTGTGTGGTCCTTTCCCGCACTGTATCATGATGATGACCGGTCTGTGTGACTGACACATTGTTGCAAAAGTGAGGATATGTCACTTTCTGGGCTGAAATACAAAAGATACCATGACTTCTGgctctgtctctttgtctctctctacctctctgtttctctgtctctctctctctctctggagggAAGCTGCCTGGGATGAGACTCATCCCTGTGAACTGGCTCATAAAATGAGGAACTGAGACATTCTGTCAATGACCAGAAGGAAACTGAGTCCCCAAAACAATAGTcaggtgagggagggagagatcACGGAGGTGGACTCTCCAACCTAAACCAGACTTCAGTTGCCGGCTGGTCATCAGCTTGCCTGAAATCTCATGAGAGACACCAAGACAGAACTACTAGACAGCTGAACTGCTTTCAGATCCTGATCTTCATAAACAATATGAGataaaaaatattccttttaGATGTGAAAAGCAGTTTTGGAGTACTTTGTTATGTAGCAATAGATAACTATTTCAAAGgatctgttaggtagttagaatagggaaagagtccaaaatggcggtggctaaaagacctggaagggaaaagcccccgaaaatagaacaaaggaaggtccgaggaccggagtgagaacctcaggtaaaacaaacaacgctcctgcctaagcccaatttacataagacaggcccagagacagagaaacatataaaaagaggagccaaagccctcttctcccctttttatctctttctctctttcccctcctGCGCGATGGGGCAAtcttctcttcacatctttgGATCAATGAGCCCTcatgcctcgaagatggattttcctgctattatctaaataaatagagctgtaacactgatttatttaagagctataacacagtctgtcctccgagagctgtgacccgccaaggggcttcaatgtccgtcactccaaatttttgttgtgacgagacaaagaaccaagGAGTATACACTCATGTGACAGATCCATGAATATTTGACTGCTAATGTGCTGTGGGAATGATGTTTTAATTGACCCTGGATTCTCTGAAAGATATTCTTTCTTGAGAAGGGCTGGGACTTCTGAAAATCTGCTGGGTAGCTAGGGCCTGGAATCACCTCAACCTCACTGCCATCATAGCAAAAACAATGTTAGTCAGAAACAAAaatttgtatttctgtctttttatctCTTGCAATTGTTGGTAAATTTTAACAAAATCTGTTTGGCTCCCTGCCTTGGCAGCCTGCAAAAACCACAAAGTTTACAGAAATGAGAGTACAGACTTCCAGCTCCAGTAACTCAGagcagaagatatttaaaacCGAGTGTATCACTGAGAGAAAAATAACTATAGGAACTATGCAGAATGTCTTATTAActgtattttatagatgaggagccTATGGCTCAGAGTAtgaataacttgtccaaggtcacacagtgcaAACTAGAAGCATGTTTCCACAGCCTATGAATGAGTTTAAATACTGAGAAGACAGGGAATGAAGaatgaaatttctttctttttcttatacaaCTTTGCTTCAGACCGCTCCTGAGCACACGAGGACGAAGTAGAACCAAAAGGCATCTACTTTAACATGTCATCTGTAGACTGTTTTTCTCTTACCTTGAACTCATTTATAGGACTTTTTACAGACACAACATAGTTCCCTGCAAGAGGATATATTGTCATTCAAACGAGCCACGTCCAAGGAGCAGGCAATTTATTCTCCCCTCCACCAGATGTGAACTGTGAAACTACTGAAGCAGGAAGAAGaaatgggagagaaaaagaggaggtTTTATCATTCTGGTttagtggggggaaaaaaggcaaaatcagGAAAAATGTATCTTGAACagtatttttataaagttaaaaacagCCTGTTTGCAATTCAGTTGGTCCTATTGATAAAACTCAGACAAATAAAGGTGAATGAGGGATGTTATTCCATTTGTGTCCTATTACTGTTAGTACAATGATCAAGACAGGGTCAGAGTCACAAGTGGAATTGTTACAAGTGTTTCCTCTATAATTAACCCAATACTTAGGTagcctttgaaagtgaaaggagccctACAAATGATGGAGATGCATGGGAAGTAATTATGTGCTTTCAATAAATGCCTGAAAGCTCACAGGTTCCTCTGAGAGATACGATCTCTAGAAAAGCTTACACTGTCACTTCCATCCTACTTACTATTTTAACACATTGTATGTTCTGCAGAggaattttctttccaaaaattaTACATTAAATCAATCCTTTAATTCAAAGACTTGggaaaaatttaaattctttgttGTCCATTGAGATTCTGCATTGAATTAATGTTAAGTGTCAAAAACTATTGCCGCATTATCATTTTATGTGATCatataattttcagttttctattGTGTTTTCTCTAGGTCAAAGATCAACAAACTATAGCCTATAGGCAAAATCTGGCCTGGCACTTGTTTTATACATAAAGTTTTATTGCAACACAGTCACACCTGATTAAAATTGAGCCAAAAACTTTAACAGATGCTtcaaaagaagatacacagatgctTCAAAAGAGGATACACAGATGCTtcaaaagaagatacacagatgaccctgtatcatatgtcatcagggaaaggCAATTTAGAGCAATAATGACACACagctacacacctattagaatggtcaAAATCTGGAACACTGACAACAGCAAAAGCTGATAAAGACAGGGCTATAGGAGTTGTCATTTTTTGCTAATGGGgatgaaaaatggtatagatacATTGGAAGAAGTTCTGACAAAATCTTACAAAACTAAGCATActcttaccatataatccagcaatggTACACTTTGGTATTTATGCAAAGGAGTTGGAAACTTGTCCACACAAACGcctgtgtctaactctttattGAAGCTTTACTCATATTTGCccaaatatggaagcaacccacaTGTTTTTCAGCAGGTGAGTGGATGACTAAAGAGTGATGCCGGGAACAGTGGAGCACTGCTcagcactgaaaagaaatgagcgaCCAAGTCATGAAACGACATGGGGGGAGATTAAATGGATATTACCACATGAAagaagacaataaaaaaggctatGTATTATCTGATCCAACTGTTTGACATTCCCTAAAGGGCAAATTTATTGAGACATTAAAACATCAGTAGCTGCCAGTGGTTGAGGTGAGGTATGGCTAGACTGAGCACAGAGAATTTGGGGAGTAGTAAGACTACCCTGTATGATACCATATATGTGGAAACACATCATTAGGTATTTGCTGAAAAACCAGTGCAACACCAAGGGTGAACCTTAACGTAAACCATGGACTGTGGGTGATCATGATTGTCATAATCAATTATAACATCAGTTATAACATATGTATCATTCAGTGCagaatgttgataatgggggcACTTAGGCATGAATTATATAAGGGCTTGGGGTatgtgggaaatctctgtaccttcttcTCAATCCTATTGTGGCAAAACctctaaaaaattgttttttttccttaaaatcggCAATTGCAACCAATCTTTCAGACTCTCTTGAGAATAccttctctttgtctctctctctttctccctatttttattttaatataacattatattagtatGCCCATAAATATGGCCTGCatggaaataaacattttttggaGCTGAGTACTTTCCTGGTATTCTGGAGTGTAACAGTGTTAGgtggttcttcttccttttcttctgccaAGGGCAGAGCATTGAAGTCAGTGAAGAATTCTGCTTCTTCACTCTGCTCTCAGTTCTGAATCTGCCCATAATTAACAGTGAGAACCTGGGCAGCTAACTTAACCCAAGTTTCAGCCTCAGTGATCCTGTGTTAGTataacaaaaaaccaaaatcacCAAAATCTTAGCTTTATTAAAAGAAGGGCTTAGGCCTGCTGTGCGCCGCTCTCCACGTTTCCTACCCGGTGCTCGCCCAGGTCCGTGTTCCCAGCCACTCACGCCACGGCCGCGCTCACCCAGAACCCGCAGTTCAAGAAACTGAAGACATGGTACGAGCAGCACGGCTCTGACCTCAACTTGCGCCGCCTTTTCGAAGGGGACAGGGACCGCTTTAATCGCTTCAGCTTGAACCTCAACACCAACCATGGGCACATTCTGGTGGACTACTCCAAGAACCTGGTGACGGAGACTGTGATGCAGATGCTGGTGGACCTGGCTAAGTCCAGGGGtgtggaggccgcccgggagcgCATGTTTACCGGTGAGAAGATCAACTTCACTGAGGATCGGGCTGTGCTGCACGTGGCCCTTCGGAACCGCTCAAACACACCCATTTTGGTGGATGGTAAGGATGTAATGCCAGAGGTCAACAGAGTCCTGGAGAAGATGAAGTCTTTCTGTCAGCGTGTCCGGAGCGGTGAATGGAAAGGGTACTCTGGCAAGGCCATCACGGACGTCATCAACATCGGCATTGGTGGCTCTGACCTGGGACCCCTCATGGTGACTGAAGCCCTCAAGCCGTACTCTGCAGAAGGTCCCCGGGTCTGGTTTGTCTCCAACATTGACGGGACTCACATTGCCAAAACGCTGGCCACGCTGAACCCCGAGTCCTCTCTCTTTATCATTGCCTCCAAGACCTTCACCACCCAGGAGACCATCACGAACGCAGAGACGGCGAAGGAGTGGTTTCTGCTGTCGGCCAAGGACCCTTCTGCAGTCGCGAAACACTTTGTTGCCCTGTCCACCAACACTGCCAAAGTGAAGGAGTTTGGAATTGATCCTCAAAACATGTTCGAGTTCTGGGATTGGGTGGGAGGCCGCTACTCGCTGTGGTCAGCCATCGGACTCTCCATTGCCCTGCACGTGGGATTTGACAACTTCGAGCAGCTGCTGTCGGGGGCTCACTGGATGGACCAGCACTTCCGCACGACGCCCCTGGAGAAGAATGCCCCGGTGCTGCTGGCTCTGCTGGGCATATGGTACATCAACTGCTTTGGGTGTGAGACGCACGCCATGCTGCCCTATGACCAGTACCTGCACCGCTTTGCTGCCTACTTCCAGCAGGGTGACATGGAGTCCAATGGGAAGTACATCACCAAGTCCGGCGCCCGTGTGAACTACCAGACAGGCCCCATTGTGTGGGGGGAGCCAGGGACCAATGGCCAACACGCCTTCTACCAGCTCATCCACCAAGGTACCAAGATGATATACCCTGCGACTTCCTCATCCCGGTCCAGAGCCAGCACCCCATAAGGAACGGTTTGCATCACAAGATCCTCCTGGCCAACTTCTTGGCCCAGACTGAGGCCCTGATGAGGGGGAAGTCGACAGAGGAGGCCCGGAAGGAGCTACAGGCTGCTGGAAGGAGTCCAGAGGACTTTGAGAAGCTGTTGCCCCACAAGGTCTTTGAAGGAAATCGCCCGACCAATTCTATAGTGTTCACCAGACTCACGCCATTCATTCTTGGAGCCTTGATTGCCATGTATGAGCACAAGATCTTCATTCAGGGCGTCATCTGGGACATCAACAGCTTTGACCAGTGGGGTGTGGAGCTGGGAAAGCAGCTGGCTAAGAAAATTGAACCTGAGCTTGACGGCAGCAGCCCAGTGACTTCTCACGATTCTTCCACCAATGGGCTGATCAACTTCATCAAGCAGGAGCGCGAGGCCAGAAGCTAATAAACTCGTGCCCAGCAGTAGCCCCTGTTGTGACTGGTCCTTCTTGTCTGCCTGCCCAGAGTCTGCACTGCACTGTCCTGCCCAGAGCACCCTCTGGTTTTGGGCTTGGACCACAAGCCCTTT
This is a stretch of genomic DNA from Dama dama isolate Ldn47 chromosome 18, ASM3311817v1, whole genome shotgun sequence. It encodes these proteins:
- the LOC133072725 gene encoding LOW QUALITY PROTEIN: glucose-6-phosphate isomerase-like (The sequence of the model RefSeq protein was modified relative to this genomic sequence to represent the inferred CDS: deleted 2 bases in 1 codon), producing MIDKLAFKERPNWARFQELFDMRNFTLGQACCAPLSTFPTRCSPRSVFPATHATAALTQNPQFKKLKTWYEQHGSDLNLRRLFEGDRDRFNRFSLNLNTNHGHILVDYSKNLVTETVMQMLVDLAKSRGVEAARERMFTGEKINFTEDRAVLHVALRNRSNTPILVDGKDVMPEVNRVLEKMKSFCQRVRSGEWKGYSGKAITDVINIGIGGSDLGPLMVTEALKPYSAEGPRVWFVSNIDGTHIAKTLATLNPESSLFIIASKTFTTQETITNAETAKEWFLLSAKDPSAVAKHFVALSTNTAKVKEFGIDPQNMFEFWDWVGGRYSLWSAIGLSIALHVGFDNFEQLLSGAHWMDQHFRTTPLEKNAPVLLALLGIWYINCFGCETHAMLPYDQYLHRFAAYFQQGDMESNGKYITKSGARVNYQTGPIVWGEPGTNGQHAFYQLIHQGTKMIPCDFLIPVQSQHPIRNGLHHKILLANFLAQTEALMRGKSTEEARKELQAAGRSPEDFEKLLPHKVFEGNRPTNSIVFTRLTPFILGALIAMYEHKIFIQGVIWDINSFDQWGVELGKQLAKKIEPELDGSSPVTSHDSSTNGLINFIKQEREARS